One window from the genome of Epinephelus fuscoguttatus linkage group LG3, E.fuscoguttatus.final_Chr_v1 encodes:
- the LOC125886196 gene encoding equilibrative nucleoside transporter 1-like, whose translation MAIRSPRDKYFGVWLIFFILGLGTLLPWNFFMTATMYFTSRLKDSSLVHYSANQTEAAGEHRSVLEAKFNNVMTLCAMLPLLLCTCLNSFLHSLIPQRLRVMGSLIIIMFVFIATAILVKLPLEPLPFFCVTMVKIVIINSFGAVLQGSLFGMAGLLPASYTTPIMSGQGLAGTFAAFAMICAITSGSELHDAAFGYFITACVVIFLSILSYILLPRLEFFQFHQDRNRKQRADEDNSVNLMNTENNDEAADQNKQRVPMIEIFKKIWLLALSVCFTFTVTIGTFPAITADTKSTLADGGLWERYFIPVSCFLLFNLCDWGGRSLTAICMWPRKDSLLLPVSIICRLVFIPLFMLCNVQPRLNLPVVFHHDGWFIFFMILFAFSNGYLASLCMCFGPENVLPHESESAGAIMAFFLSLGLASGAALSFLLRALV comes from the exons ATGGCTATCAGGTCACCGAGAGACAA GTATTTTGGCGTTTGGCTGATTTTCTTCATACTCGGTTTGGGAACGCTGCTGCCCTGGAATTTCTTCATGACTGCTACCATg TACTTCACCAGCCGTCTGAAGGACTCCTCATTGGTCCATTATTCAGCCAATCAGACGGAGGCAGCGGGTGAACATCGCAGCGTTCTGGAGGCCAAATTCAACAACGTGATGACGCTGTGCGCCATGCTGCCGCTGCTCCTCTGCACCTGCCTCAACTCCTTCCTGCACTCACT TATTCCTCAGCGTCTGCGTGTGATGGGCAGTCTGATCATCATTATGTTTGTCTTCATCGCTACCGCCATCCTCGTCAAACTTCCTCTGGAGCCGCTGCCCTTCTTCTGCGTTACCATGGTGAAGATTGTCATCATTAACT CATTTGGGGCAGTGCTTCAGGGCAGTCTGTTTGGGATGGCTGGGTTGCTGCCAGCATCATATACAACTCCAATCATGAGTGGTCAGGGACTTGCTGGAACCTTTGCTGCCTTCGCCATGATCTGCGCCATCACAA GTGGCTCAGAGCTTCATGACGCAGCATTTGGGTATTTCATCACAGcctgtgttgttatttttctgtCCATCCTTTCCTACATCCTGCTGCCTCGACTg gagTTTTTCCAGTTTCAtcaggacagaaacaggaaacagagagcAGATGAGGACAACTCAGTAAATCTGATGAACACAG AGAATAATGACGAAGCAGCTGATCAGAATAAACAACGCGTCCCCATGATAGAAATCTTTAAGAAG ATATGGCTGTTGGCTCTGTCAGTCTGTTTCACCTTTACCGTCACCATTGGCACGTTTCCCGCCATCACTGCCGACACCAAATCCACCCTCGCTGACGGAGGATTGTGGG aGCGGTACTTCAtccccgtcagctgcttcctgcTCTTTAACCTGTGTGACTGGGGTGGGCGGAGTTTAACAGCCATCTGTATGTGG CCCAGGAAGGACAGTCTGCTGCTTCCTGTGTCCATCATTTGTCGTCTCGTTTTCATCCCTCTCTTCATGTTGTGTAATGTTCAACCTCGACTCAACCTGCCTGTCGTCTTCCATCATGATGGCTGGTTCATCTTCTTTATGATCCTCTTCGCCTTCAGTAACGGATACCTGGCGAGTCTGTGCATGTGCTTTGGTCCGga GAACGTTCTTCCTCATGAATCCGAATCAGCCGGAGCCATCATGgccttctttctgtctctgggTTTGGCTTCAGGGGCTGCTCTGTCCTTCCTCCTCAGAGCACTGGTTTAA